In Notolabrus celidotus isolate fNotCel1 chromosome 10, fNotCel1.pri, whole genome shotgun sequence, one DNA window encodes the following:
- the glra2 gene encoding glycine receptor subunit alpha-2, with amino-acid sequence MGKPLGMNRCFLKVLAAFLTYIMEANFRVVDAKEYDSRSSSNMSPSDFLDSLMGRTSGYDARIRPNFKGPPVNVTCNIFINSFGSIAETTMDYRVNIFLRQKWNDPRLAYSKYPDSSLDLDPSMLDSIWKPDLFFANEKGANFHDVTTDNKLLRIFKDGTVLYSIRLTLILSCPMDLKNFPMDVQTCTMQLESFGYTMNDLVFEWLENGAVQVSDGLTLPQFIMREEKELGYCTKHYNTGKFTCIEVKFHLERQMGYYLIQMYIPSLLIVILSWVSFWINMDAAPARVALGITTVLTMTTQSSGSRASLPKVSYVKAIDIWMAVCLLFVFAALLEYAGVNFVSRQQKEFLRLRRRQRRNHKDEDMHEGRFNFAGYNASQCLPTKDGSAVKNAAPAPNPQPSVSKDIDTMRKKFVDRAKRIDTISRAAFPLAFLIFNVFYWVTYKIIRHEDIHKQ; translated from the exons ATGGGAAAACCACTGGGAATGAATCGCTGCTTTTTAAAGGTTTTGGCTGCTTTTTTGACATATATCATGGAGGCAAACTTCAG AGTTGTGGATGCCAAGGAGTACGATTCCAGATCATCCTCCAATATGTCTCCATCAGACTTTCTGGACTCACTCATGGGTCGCACCTCCGGGTATGACGCACGAATCAGACCAAATTTTAAAG GTCCACCAGTTAATGTTACCTGCAACATATTTATCAACAGCTTTGGTTCTATAGCAGAAACTACAATG GATTACAGAGTGAACATCTTCCTGCGGCAGAAGTGGAATGACCCTCGGCTGGCGTATAGTAAATACCCAGATTCCTCCCTCGACCTGGACCCCTCCATGTTGGACTCCATATGGAAGCCCGACCTCTTCTTTGCCAATGAGAAAGGAGCCAACTTCCACGACGTGACTACAGATAACAAGCTGCTGCGGATCTTCAAAGACGGGACGGTTCTCTACAGTATCAG GTTGACTCTCATTCTGTCCTGTCCAATGGATCTGAAGAACTTTCCGATGGATGTCCAGACTTGTACAATGCAACTGGAGAGTT TTGGCTACACCATGAATGACCTGGTATTTGAGTGGCTGGAGAACGGTGCAGTGCAGGTCTCTGATGGGCTCACACTGCCTCAGTTCATTatgagagaagaaaaggagcTGGGTTATTGTACAAAACATTACAATACAG GTAAATTCACCTGCATAGAAGTTAAATTTCATCTGGAGCGACAGATGGGATACTACCTGATCCAGATGTACATCCCCTCCCTCCTCATTGTCATCCTCTCCTGGGTGTCTTTTTGGATTAATATGGATGCTGCTCCTGCCAGAGTGGCGCTAGGCATCACCACTGTGCTTACCATGACCACCCAAAGCTCCGGCTCCAGAGCTTCTCTTCCAAAG GTCTCTTACGTGAAAGCCATTGATATCTGGATGGCTGTGTGTCTGCTCTTTGTATTTGCTGCATTGCTAGAATATGCTGGGGTTAATTTTGTCTCCAGGCAACAGAAAGAGTTCCTCCGCCTGAGGCGAAGACAAAGGAGGAATCACAAG GATGAAGACATGCATGAAGGCCGCTTTAATTTTGCTGGCTACAACGCCAGTCAGTGTCTGCCAACGAAGGACGGCTCAGCTGTTAAGAACGCAGCTCCAGCTCCAAACCCTCAACCATCAGTCTCTAAGGACATAGACACCATGAGGAAAAAGTTTGTGGACAGAGCCAAGAGGATAGACACAATCTCCAGGGCTGCTTTTCCTCTGGCATTCCTCATCTTTAACGTGTTTTACTGGGTTACCTACAAGATCATCAGGCATGAGGACATCCACAAACAGTAG